Proteins encoded together in one Ferroglobus placidus DSM 10642 window:
- a CDS encoding ABC transporter permease, with product MISLFGDLDWEVVAEITLRSLKVSGSAAILASVIGIPVGVFLSLYNFTGREFLKSIFNTLLGIPTVVMGLFLYLLLAPKGPFGFLGLLYTEMGISLGQMLLVLPIVVSITATSIEQVGEEIYELALTLGASRAQAIVKVLNEALPGIILSSIAAFNRAVAELGIALMIGGNVFVYGGFANTRVLTTAIQMHVARGEIDIAIVLGLILLSLVFAISWTMNLVKKWL from the coding sequence ATGATATCGCTTTTTGGTGATTTAGATTGGGAAGTTGTGGCTGAGATAACTCTTAGATCTTTAAAAGTCTCTGGCTCGGCAGCGATACTTGCTTCTGTAATAGGAATTCCAGTGGGAGTTTTCCTTTCCTTGTACAATTTTACCGGCAGAGAGTTCTTAAAATCGATATTTAACACACTCCTCGGAATTCCGACGGTCGTGATGGGGCTATTCCTCTACCTCCTCTTAGCTCCAAAAGGACCCTTCGGCTTCCTCGGCTTACTTTACACCGAAATGGGAATAAGCTTGGGACAGATGCTCCTCGTTCTGCCTATAGTTGTGAGCATAACAGCCACTTCAATTGAACAAGTTGGTGAAGAGATATACGAGCTTGCTTTAACTCTCGGAGCGTCAAGAGCACAGGCTATCGTTAAGGTTCTGAACGAAGCGCTTCCGGGGATAATTCTATCCTCCATAGCCGCATTTAACAGAGCGGTGGCTGAGTTAGGGATCGCTCTCATGATAGGCGGAAACGTGTTCGTTTACGGAGGATTTGCGAACACGAGAGTTTTAACAACCGCAATCCAAATGCACGTGGCGAGAGGTGAAATAGACATCGCAATAGTTCTCGGATTAATCCTCCTATCGTTGGTATTCGCGATCTCTTGGACAATGAATCTGGTGAAAAAATGGCTGTGA
- a CDS encoding penicillin acylase family protein: MENVSISYLEGIGSNNWVISGKFTESGKPILANDPHLLLTAPPVWYEMHLKTKDFEVRGVTFPGIPFVIIGYNKHVAWGFTNVGADVIDFYAYVWKGGKYLYKGKWLSSRPKPRGC, encoded by the coding sequence GTGGAGAATGTAAGTATAAGTTATCTGGAAGGAATCGGAAGCAATAACTGGGTTATCTCCGGCAAGTTTACCGAGAGCGGAAAGCCGATTTTAGCCAACGACCCTCACTTGCTTTTAACAGCTCCACCCGTGTGGTATGAAATGCACTTAAAAACGAAAGACTTCGAAGTTAGAGGTGTGACGTTCCCCGGAATCCCGTTCGTGATAATAGGATACAACAAGCACGTAGCATGGGGATTCACGAACGTTGGAGCTGATGTCATAGACTTCTACGCCTACGTTTGGAAAGGTGGAAAATACCTCTACAAGGGGAAGTGGCTGAGTTCCCGCCCAAAACCTCGTGGTTGCTGA
- a CDS encoding ATP-binding cassette domain-containing protein translates to MAVIELRNVSKDYGHFKLSLSIEIDRGITTVLGSSGAGKTTLLRIMALLESFEGEYYFMGEKASEKHRKKITMVFQQPVVFRGTVLDNLLYALSLNENSSKEKAEEILEKLNLLEVAKKKAKNLSGGEKQRLAIARALAIDREVYLFDEPTSNLDAENASVVEKCIKDLAKSGKTIVIATHNLFQAKRLSDKVAFLHNGKLIEYGETKQIFENPKNELTKKFVSGDVYY, encoded by the coding sequence ATGGCTGTGATAGAGCTTAGAAATGTAAGCAAGGATTACGGACACTTTAAGCTGAGCTTGAGTATTGAGATAGACAGAGGAATTACAACCGTTTTGGGAAGTAGTGGAGCTGGAAAAACCACTCTTCTAAGAATTATGGCCTTGCTCGAAAGTTTTGAAGGAGAATACTACTTCATGGGAGAAAAAGCGAGCGAAAAGCACAGGAAAAAAATTACGATGGTCTTTCAGCAGCCGGTTGTGTTTAGAGGAACCGTTTTGGACAACTTGCTCTACGCATTATCCTTGAACGAAAACTCGAGCAAAGAGAAGGCGGAAGAAATTTTAGAAAAGCTGAATCTTCTTGAGGTTGCGAAGAAGAAAGCCAAGAATTTAAGCGGAGGGGAGAAGCAAAGATTGGCTATAGCGAGAGCTCTGGCTATCGACAGAGAAGTTTATCTCTTCGACGAGCCCACATCAAATCTCGACGCTGAGAACGCTTCAGTAGTTGAGAAGTGCATAAAAGATCTCGCAAAATCAGGAAAAACGATAGTTATCGCAACCCACAATCTCTTCCAAGCTAAGAGGCTCTCGGACAAAGTTGCCTTTCTCCACAACGGAAAGCTGATAGAATACGGAGAAACGAAACAAATTTTTGAGAATCCGAAGAATGAACTGACTAAGAAGTTCGTGAGTGGTGATGTCTATTATTGA
- a CDS encoding ATP-binding protein, with protein sequence MTGNWRAFNEIENGEITDASFVANIWRVYKGDADIDERYKDAKKFFERTFISEGLENVLKTAIGRVFEGKGEPVILLRTTFGGGKTHTLIAIYHALKNPQTISKYIQVPEKRFSPTFVAFDGRELDSHRLKEYYGANNLWQFLMNEIAKKSGFKEFEKICSDYSNPKEPPGSEVLREAFRKLEDYGHPVVFLLDEVPDYINKLQLKDETEATAVIHFLDSLANAVSHCKYSLLVLAIPEIKMLTQINEEIVSNLTERVGRVAIPRNIVGKKDAAHVLIRALIKKVESESHREIDSLYEVYKNNTRSFPASISTADYLEKMRAYYPFHPQYIEVLYDKIASLETFQSTRDILRLTAHVLHVLCRKDQRRMVFLSDINMAEKSIIDEFLDRHGFANLRRAIEVDLEVVKKLDEENVRRNLPAIFVPLYSSIAVYSVAGEAASVKDLTLATIKPGLHPNYVLGALEQMMESDVAYVYKLTVDGETKYTIKERISWVRLVDIKSRDVSNEDARQEFDSRFNEALRRWGRSIFSIVSLAKSPRDVKDDEILKLVFLDPNVVRDEEETLNFFAIYFDPAKQELRKFRNSVVFALPDQRVYSKSLEIAKKIIAALRIREAKETYGLSEEDIEELTKQINKWREELKERAAAIYSRVAYPIGGKNGGIRFEIKTVNHTNPVEAAAKLLEREEKVIRDISETYLFRLVNEYYAAMGDVELKIKELSEFFARDPEKPYLLKAASIVSDKIAELVENGKVVVLKGGKVYAYQRVKVEEDDVVIPGKIAEQKGLCVEYDGKFIPPPPSELAKPVWDEKSRKWVEGEVTVEEKAEVEERGEEVEEKVEIEKPKKLKLENINLPELIDAIKGESGTFLGFEISGEATKDVQNTINFLKSLSVQLKKLEPEFSISAEVGDGDNIDLRLTGDVKVSGIKEVLTMLERLGCRNIRYEIVISEAKAEDLLESLDVKLLREKYRKEKFSVSARVKE encoded by the coding sequence ATGACAGGAAACTGGCGCGCATTTAACGAAATTGAAAACGGTGAAATTACTGACGCTTCTTTTGTAGCGAACATATGGAGAGTATACAAAGGCGACGCGGACATCGACGAGAGGTATAAAGATGCCAAGAAGTTTTTCGAGAGGACATTCATTTCAGAGGGATTAGAAAATGTGTTAAAGACAGCTATTGGAAGAGTTTTCGAAGGTAAAGGTGAACCGGTAATTTTGCTTCGAACAACCTTTGGAGGAGGAAAAACTCACACTCTAATAGCTATATATCACGCTCTAAAGAACCCACAAACGATCTCAAAATATATCCAAGTACCTGAAAAACGTTTTTCACCCACGTTTGTTGCGTTTGACGGAAGAGAGTTAGATTCTCACCGTTTAAAGGAATATTATGGAGCAAATAACTTGTGGCAATTCCTGATGAATGAAATTGCAAAAAAGAGCGGATTTAAAGAGTTTGAAAAAATTTGCAGCGATTATTCGAACCCAAAGGAACCTCCAGGAAGTGAAGTGTTAAGAGAAGCATTTAGAAAACTTGAAGACTACGGTCATCCAGTCGTCTTTTTACTCGATGAAGTCCCGGACTACATCAACAAATTGCAGTTAAAAGACGAAACTGAAGCTACAGCAGTTATACACTTTTTGGACTCCCTCGCTAACGCTGTATCTCATTGCAAATACTCGCTCTTAGTTTTGGCAATACCCGAAATAAAAATGCTAACACAAATTAACGAAGAGATCGTAAGCAATCTGACTGAAAGAGTTGGTAGAGTTGCTATACCGAGAAACATCGTCGGGAAAAAAGATGCGGCTCACGTGTTAATACGTGCGTTAATCAAAAAAGTTGAAAGTGAGAGTCACAGAGAGATTGACTCGCTCTACGAAGTTTACAAGAACAACACCAGGAGTTTTCCAGCGAGCATCTCTACAGCTGACTACCTCGAAAAGATGAGAGCTTATTATCCGTTCCATCCCCAATATATAGAAGTCCTGTACGACAAAATCGCCAGCCTTGAAACCTTTCAAAGCACGAGAGACATCTTAAGATTGACTGCTCACGTTTTACACGTTCTTTGTAGAAAAGACCAGAGAAGGATGGTCTTTCTTTCCGACATAAACATGGCTGAAAAGAGCATAATAGACGAGTTCCTCGATAGGCACGGTTTTGCAAATCTTAGGCGAGCGATTGAAGTAGACCTTGAGGTTGTGAAAAAGTTAGATGAGGAGAACGTTAGACGAAATCTTCCAGCTATCTTTGTCCCGTTATACTCTTCTATAGCAGTTTACAGCGTAGCCGGTGAAGCTGCCTCGGTTAAGGATTTAACACTCGCAACAATAAAGCCTGGATTGCATCCAAACTACGTGTTGGGTGCATTGGAGCAGATGATGGAGTCAGATGTAGCTTACGTTTACAAGCTGACGGTAGACGGTGAAACGAAATACACTATTAAAGAGAGAATAAGTTGGGTTAGACTTGTTGATATAAAATCAAGAGACGTCAGCAATGAAGATGCGAGACAAGAGTTCGACAGTAGGTTTAATGAAGCTTTGAGAAGGTGGGGACGAAGTATATTTTCGATAGTCTCGCTTGCGAAATCTCCAAGGGATGTTAAAGATGATGAGATTTTGAAGCTCGTATTCTTGGATCCAAACGTAGTTAGAGACGAAGAAGAAACTCTGAATTTCTTTGCGATCTATTTTGATCCGGCTAAACAAGAACTCAGGAAGTTCAGGAATTCTGTTGTGTTTGCATTACCGGACCAAAGAGTATACTCGAAGAGTTTAGAAATTGCAAAGAAAATAATTGCTGCTCTGAGAATCAGGGAAGCTAAAGAAACTTACGGATTATCAGAAGAGGACATTGAGGAGTTAACAAAGCAGATCAATAAATGGAGGGAAGAACTAAAAGAGCGTGCAGCAGCAATTTACAGCAGAGTGGCGTATCCAATAGGCGGAAAAAATGGCGGAATCCGATTTGAAATTAAAACTGTAAATCACACTAATCCGGTTGAAGCTGCGGCAAAACTTCTTGAAAGAGAAGAGAAGGTGATAAGAGACATATCTGAAACGTATTTGTTCAGGTTAGTTAACGAGTATTATGCAGCGATGGGGGATGTTGAATTAAAAATTAAAGAACTTTCTGAGTTTTTTGCAAGGGATCCAGAAAAACCGTATTTGCTGAAAGCAGCATCAATAGTTTCCGATAAAATTGCCGAACTTGTCGAAAACGGGAAAGTCGTAGTTTTGAAGGGTGGGAAAGTTTATGCATATCAGAGAGTTAAAGTCGAGGAAGACGATGTCGTCATTCCAGGGAAGATTGCTGAGCAAAAAGGATTGTGCGTTGAATACGATGGAAAATTCATACCTCCGCCACCCTCTGAATTAGCTAAGCCAGTATGGGACGAAAAAAGCAGAAAGTGGGTTGAAGGAGAAGTAACAGTGGAAGAAAAGGCTGAAGTTGAGGAAAGGGGAGAGGAGGTCGAGGAAAAAGTTGAGATTGAAAAACCTAAGAAATTGAAGTTAGAAAATATAAACCTGCCAGAACTAATTGACGCCATTAAAGGAGAAAGTGGGACGTTTTTAGGTTTTGAAATCAGTGGAGAAGCAACGAAGGATGTGCAGAATACTATTAACTTCTTGAAGTCTTTGAGTGTTCAGTTGAAGAAGCTCGAACCAGAATTTTCTATATCCGCTGAAGTTGGAGACGGAGACAACATAGATCTCAGATTGACTGGAGATGTGAAAGTTAGCGGAATTAAAGAGGTCCTCACAATGCTCGAAAGACTTGGCTGCAGAAACATTAGGTATGAGATCGTAATCAGCGAAGCAAAAGCCGAAGACTTGCTCGAAAGCTTGGATGTAAAATTGTTAAGAGAGAAGTATCGAAAAGAGAAATTCAGCGTGAGTGCAAGGGTGAAAGAATGA
- a CDS encoding substrate-binding domain-containing protein: MAQKIVILALAILTITFGLYFYEQNKKEGLNILTISTTTSLYDTGFLDEVARIFKEKYGIEIHFIAKGTGAAINDAKLGVSDAILVHAKSKEEEFMKEGYGVNRKIFAYNFFVIVGPKDDPAKIRGLSVVDAMKKIAEAGREGKAIWVSRGDLSGTNVKEMYLWEKAGFDYEEIRKESWFRETGAGMGQTLLYASNEKAYTLSDTGTYLRFKKAGKIDLEALVDKGEELINVYSIIVVNPEKGNKNFDLAMRFEKWLVTEGQEVLKDFGKEEFGIPLFYPAAEVLEKKIEPYYSWIVKYGFISGSECPKEYRYRAEDYDIAFW, from the coding sequence ATGGCTCAAAAAATAGTAATTTTAGCCTTAGCAATTTTGACGATAACCTTCGGGCTTTATTTTTACGAGCAGAATAAAAAGGAAGGGCTGAATATTTTGACTATCTCGACTACCACAAGCTTATACGACACTGGCTTTCTTGACGAGGTTGCAAGGATTTTTAAGGAGAAGTACGGGATCGAGATTCACTTCATAGCGAAGGGAACTGGAGCAGCTATAAACGATGCGAAGCTCGGAGTTAGCGATGCAATACTCGTTCACGCGAAAAGTAAGGAGGAGGAATTTATGAAAGAGGGATACGGAGTGAACAGAAAAATCTTCGCCTACAATTTCTTTGTAATAGTCGGTCCAAAGGACGATCCGGCGAAAATAAGAGGTTTGAGCGTCGTTGACGCTATGAAAAAAATAGCAGAGGCTGGGAGAGAAGGGAAGGCTATTTGGGTTTCGAGAGGTGATTTGTCGGGGACGAACGTTAAGGAGATGTATTTGTGGGAAAAAGCCGGCTTCGATTACGAGGAAATAAGAAAGGAGAGCTGGTTTAGGGAAACTGGCGCTGGAATGGGTCAAACTTTGCTTTACGCAAGCAACGAGAAAGCTTATACCCTCTCAGATACCGGAACATATCTGAGATTTAAAAAAGCCGGGAAAATAGATTTAGAAGCTCTTGTTGATAAGGGAGAGGAGCTGATAAATGTATACTCGATAATAGTCGTGAATCCGGAAAAGGGAAACAAAAATTTCGATTTGGCTATGAGATTTGAGAAGTGGCTCGTAACCGAAGGGCAGGAAGTTTTGAAAGATTTCGGGAAAGAGGAGTTTGGTATTCCTCTCTTCTATCCTGCTGCGGAAGTTCTGGAGAAAAAGATAGAGCCTTACTACAGCTGGATTGTAAAGTACGGATTCATAAGTGGAAGCGAGTGCCCAAAGGAGTACAGATACAGGGCTGAGGATTATGATATCGCTTTTTGGTGA
- a CDS encoding winged helix-turn-helix domain-containing protein: protein MSIIELKFRIWIEKDGEFLMGKGGAEILKAIKKHGSISKASKELEMSYRYVWGYIKKMEEKLGKRIVETKRGGEKGGESSLTELAEKLLEVYEEAEKAFERKIEELRDSIKF, encoded by the coding sequence ATGTCTATTATTGAGCTAAAGTTCAGAATATGGATAGAAAAGGACGGAGAGTTTTTAATGGGGAAGGGGGGAGCGGAAATTCTCAAAGCTATAAAAAAGCACGGTAGCATATCCAAAGCATCTAAGGAATTGGAGATGTCCTACAGATACGTCTGGGGATATATAAAAAAGATGGAAGAAAAGCTCGGAAAGAGAATAGTTGAGACGAAAAGAGGTGGAGAAAAGGGGGGAGAAAGCTCTTTAACTGAGCTGGCAGAAAAACTTCTCGAAGTTTACGAAGAAGCCGAAAAAGCTTTCGAGAGAAAGATCGAAGAACTTAGAGATTCTATTAAATTTTAG
- a CDS encoding UPF0175 family protein: MAIEADHLKHLSPIQALILLLLDSENAQPVKGRTWLQKEMFLILSNAGKEIEEEAQFEPHHFGPYSEVVESELANLKLLGLVDENKEIRITKAGKKIAAELRKYVSPKFLEFISQVKRELNDLTEDELLAYIYFTFPEMTSESKALERILKKRKWLALSLYRKGKVSLSKASQIAGVSVSEFSKFLRSKNIGVSLGW, encoded by the coding sequence ATGGCTATTGAAGCGGATCATTTGAAACATCTGAGCCCAATACAAGCTCTTATTCTATTGCTGCTTGACAGCGAAAACGCTCAACCAGTTAAAGGAAGAACTTGGCTTCAGAAGGAGATGTTCCTAATATTAAGCAATGCTGGCAAAGAAATTGAAGAAGAGGCACAGTTCGAACCTCACCACTTTGGACCCTACAGCGAGGTCGTGGAGTCAGAATTAGCGAATCTAAAATTACTTGGACTTGTGGACGAAAATAAAGAGATACGGATAACTAAGGCTGGTAAAAAGATTGCAGCAGAACTGAGAAAATACGTCAGCCCGAAATTTCTTGAGTTCATATCCCAAGTGAAAAGAGAACTAAATGATCTTACCGAAGACGAGTTGCTCGCCTATATATACTTTACTTTCCCCGAAATGACGAGCGAATCGAAAGCCTTAGAGAGAATTTTAAAGAAGAGGAAGTGGCTTGCTTTATCGCTCTATCGAAAAGGAAAAGTCAGCTTATCTAAAGCATCACAAATCGCTGGCGTAAGTGTTAGCGAGTTCTCTAAATTTTTAAGAAGTAAAAATATTGGGGTCTCTCTGGGGTGGTAA
- a CDS encoding penicillin acylase family protein, whose amino-acid sequence MEREWLETSFSTVPEEIEREGWKVYGDYNRLKIEHPFGVKLKVFNYPSYQMDGSEYTIYNFRVEESPQVGSSFRMIVEVGEKAYTVIPGGNSGKVTSKHYFDQLEMWINCDYKEVSW is encoded by the coding sequence ATGGAAAGAGAGTGGCTGGAAACATCGTTTTCAACGGTTCCAGAGGAGATAGAAAGGGAAGGCTGGAAGGTTTACGGAGACTACAACAGGCTTAAGATTGAGCATCCCTTCGGAGTTAAGCTCAAAGTTTTCAATTACCCCAGCTACCAGATGGACGGCTCAGAATATACGATCTACAACTTCAGAGTTGAAGAAAGTCCCCAAGTGGGAAGCAGCTTTAGAATGATCGTGGAGGTAGGAGAAAAAGCATACACGGTAATCCCGGGTGGGAATTCGGGGAAAGTTACCTCGAAGCACTACTTCGACCAGCTTGAGATGTGGATAAACTGCGACTACAAGGAGGTGAGCTGGTGA
- a CDS encoding DUF1156 domain-containing protein — protein sequence MSERLIKYYFPTFETSEESIRERAVISPPMFYLHLWWARRPLIGSRVTIAASTVKVEKEPDKKFLQEFKQAVSLLYRNKRPDRPAYNYSPNLDWVFEHADVKSARLLDVFAGGGSIPFEALRLGFKEVVAVEYNPIAYILLKATLEYPLKYREKLVKDVEKWGRWLLERVREELAEYYPRHPEGEPANYIWIRVYRCRCGKLVPAISHPILSKENKYALKLDYDGERPVVRVVKGEGDKVGTGVKSLNCPDGHTLTSKEMSAQYRMEMDRWEKEEMYGHHPAILAAVKLSDGRFVEPTDEMVEATKRAGEVLRERWQEFVEKDLIPTEEIPEGDKTREVLLRSINKFYKLFNARQLLTHATIVKLIREAYEKILNEGEDEEYAKAVVTYLALAHGKLLDYNSVLTSWDSYNKGSIRDTFNRHAYRMGQDFAEGDLLSKNCLLEWALLSNVGVVSALKKIVNLLKDAKGDVKVVLGNAKDPSLYLELGEFDYVVTDPPYYANVQYSELADFFYVWHKRSIGHLYPEAFSTELTPKEDEIVVNKTRKRDEKWFESSLKEVLELVKASLKPDGIAVFMYAHRSLKGLKVMLNAALDAGFIPFAVWGFASEQPRSIHIVGKAAVKTMLVLGLKPKEKETEGIWDANLRAEVRKAIEKEVERTINYNLSYSDAILMGMGAAFEVVGKHWPLYTYDGRKVDLEEILQFASSEVSKLVLEKLVSAPLDQATAMYLMARVVYGEPEYDSLRYLAYGLNYDHEEFIEKYTSASKKKDGTKAYKIKPLTEIKGEGKWLVDAIASSLKAYLSNGPHEAIKVLEDHGYKLDEVTTKFLELILAEGEPEDEEKMAIQGLLMLSIRPNGIRIKKDRIKTLDEFINE from the coding sequence ATGTCAGAAAGGCTTATCAAATACTACTTCCCGACGTTCGAGACTTCTGAAGAATCGATTAGAGAACGGGCAGTTATTTCCCCACCAATGTTTTACCTTCACCTCTGGTGGGCTCGCCGCCCCCTAATAGGCTCGAGAGTTACAATAGCTGCTTCAACCGTTAAAGTTGAGAAAGAGCCGGACAAAAAGTTCCTTCAAGAGTTTAAACAGGCAGTCTCCCTACTTTACAGAAACAAACGCCCCGACAGACCAGCTTACAATTACTCTCCAAACTTAGACTGGGTTTTTGAGCATGCGGACGTTAAGAGTGCGAGACTACTTGACGTTTTCGCCGGAGGTGGATCAATTCCCTTCGAGGCTCTTAGACTCGGATTTAAGGAGGTCGTGGCTGTCGAATACAACCCGATAGCTTACATTTTGCTAAAAGCAACGCTCGAATACCCCCTAAAGTATAGAGAAAAGCTCGTTAAAGATGTCGAAAAGTGGGGCAGGTGGTTGCTGGAAAGAGTTAGAGAAGAGCTCGCAGAATACTACCCGAGGCACCCAGAAGGTGAACCAGCAAACTACATCTGGATCAGGGTTTACAGATGTCGCTGCGGAAAACTCGTTCCAGCAATTTCTCACCCCATCTTGTCTAAAGAGAACAAGTATGCTTTGAAACTTGATTATGACGGAGAGAGACCAGTTGTTAGGGTTGTGAAAGGAGAGGGTGATAAAGTCGGAACTGGGGTTAAGAGTTTGAACTGTCCTGACGGGCACACGTTAACCTCCAAAGAGATGTCTGCTCAATACAGGATGGAAATGGACAGGTGGGAGAAGGAAGAAATGTACGGACACCATCCTGCAATATTAGCAGCTGTCAAACTTTCCGATGGAAGATTCGTGGAGCCAACAGACGAAATGGTTGAAGCTACTAAGAGAGCTGGGGAGGTCTTGAGAGAAAGGTGGCAGGAATTCGTTGAAAAAGATTTAATCCCCACAGAGGAAATTCCTGAAGGTGATAAAACGAGAGAAGTTCTTTTGAGGAGTATAAACAAGTTCTACAAGCTCTTCAACGCTCGACAGCTTTTGACTCATGCAACAATCGTTAAACTCATCAGAGAAGCTTACGAAAAAATCTTAAACGAGGGAGAAGACGAAGAATACGCAAAGGCTGTCGTGACGTATCTGGCTTTAGCCCACGGAAAGCTGCTTGATTACAACTCAGTCTTAACTTCTTGGGATTCCTATAACAAAGGGTCAATTAGAGATACTTTTAATCGGCACGCTTATAGAATGGGCCAAGACTTTGCTGAAGGAGATTTATTATCTAAAAACTGTTTATTGGAATGGGCATTGCTAAGTAATGTAGGAGTGGTTTCAGCCCTCAAAAAGATCGTAAACCTTCTAAAAGATGCGAAAGGAGACGTCAAAGTCGTTCTCGGCAACGCTAAAGATCCAAGTTTGTATCTCGAACTCGGAGAGTTCGATTACGTTGTAACAGATCCTCCCTATTACGCGAACGTCCAGTATTCGGAGCTCGCTGACTTCTTCTACGTTTGGCACAAGAGGAGCATAGGACACCTTTATCCAGAGGCGTTCTCCACTGAGCTGACTCCGAAAGAGGATGAAATAGTAGTAAACAAAACCAGAAAGAGAGACGAGAAATGGTTCGAGTCGAGCCTTAAAGAAGTTCTGGAACTTGTAAAAGCTTCGCTAAAGCCAGATGGAATAGCGGTCTTCATGTATGCTCACAGGAGCCTCAAAGGATTGAAAGTCATGCTCAACGCCGCCTTAGACGCTGGCTTTATCCCCTTCGCCGTCTGGGGATTTGCCAGTGAACAGCCGAGGAGTATTCACATAGTTGGAAAAGCCGCCGTAAAGACTATGCTCGTCCTCGGGTTAAAACCGAAGGAGAAGGAGACTGAAGGGATTTGGGACGCTAATCTGAGAGCTGAAGTCAGAAAAGCGATCGAAAAGGAAGTGGAAAGGACGATTAACTACAACCTGAGTTACTCCGACGCTATCCTCATGGGGATGGGTGCTGCTTTCGAAGTTGTCGGGAAGCACTGGCCCCTCTACACGTACGACGGGCGGAAAGTTGATCTCGAAGAAATCTTGCAATTTGCTTCGAGCGAAGTTTCGAAACTCGTTCTCGAAAAGCTTGTTTCAGCCCCTCTCGATCAGGCAACGGCGATGTATCTCATGGCGAGGGTAGTTTACGGCGAACCAGAATACGACTCCCTTCGCTACCTCGCCTACGGACTAAACTACGATCACGAAGAATTCATCGAAAAATACACGTCAGCTTCAAAGAAAAAGGACGGCACGAAAGCTTACAAGATAAAGCCTCTTACGGAGATAAAAGGAGAAGGGAAGTGGTTGGTAGACGCGATTGCTTCGAGTCTCAAAGCATACTTATCGAACGGACCCCACGAGGCGATTAAAGTTCTTGAGGATCATGGATATAAACTCGACGAAGTTACAACGAAATTCCTCGAGCTAATCCTTGCGGAAGGCGAGCCGGAAGATGAAGAAAAAATGGCCATTCAAGGATTGCTAATGCTGTCAATCAGACCGAACGGGATAAGAATAAAGAAAGATAGAATCAAAACGCTCGACGAGTTCATAAACGAATAA
- a CDS encoding penicillin acylase family protein — MKRAALSLLLLVLFVAATSKYLNAFAPFSGSLWKDEIKMDKPYGNVEIYYDEFGVPHIYAENEKALFFAVGYLQAKDRLFQMDLHRRYMKGQLSEIFGEKTLESDKFHVEMDFESAAKASWDVLKRNKSVRDAILAYCEGVNAYINSGNLPIEFILLNYEPEKWTPVDTLLIAKEIAWG, encoded by the coding sequence ATGAAACGCGCAGCCTTATCTCTGCTCCTCCTGGTTCTGTTCGTTGCTGCAACGAGCAAGTACTTGAACGCTTTTGCTCCCTTCTCCGGAAGCTTGTGGAAAGATGAAATCAAGATGGACAAACCCTACGGAAATGTAGAAATCTACTACGACGAGTTCGGAGTTCCGCACATTTACGCTGAAAACGAAAAAGCTCTGTTCTTTGCAGTAGGCTATTTGCAAGCCAAAGACCGGCTTTTCCAGATGGATCTTCACAGAAGGTACATGAAAGGTCAGCTCTCCGAAATTTTTGGAGAGAAAACCTTAGAGAGCGATAAGTTTCACGTTGAAATGGACTTCGAAAGTGCTGCGAAAGCCTCTTGGGACGTTTTGAAGAGGAACAAAAGCGTTAGAGATGCAATTCTCGCTTACTGCGAAGGCGTTAACGCTTACATAAACTCGGGAAATTTGCCGATAGAGTTCATTCTCTTGAACTACGAGCCGGAGAAGTGGACTCCTGTAGATACTCTGTTGATAGCAAAAGAAATCGCTTGGGGTTAA